The genomic interval GCCAAAGTCAACCGCCATCTTGAGAAGATGGGGTTCGCATGGAAGTGAGGGAGCTCAGTGCCGATTATGTGATCACGACCGCGCCGCAGGTGCCGAAAGGCTACAAGCAGACCGAGGCGGGGGTGATCCCGGCGGATTGGGAAGTGAAATCCCTTGACTCGACGGCTTTTGTCACGAGCGGCAAGAGGTTACCATTGGGTCGCGCCTTAACCGATCATGAGACACCGCACCCGTACATCAGAGTCACCGATATGCGTCCTGGAACAGTGGCGCTCAGCGACATCAAGTTCGTGCCGGTTGATGCGTTTCCAGCTATCAAGCAATATCGAATCTTCAAGAATGATATTTTTATCTCAGTTGCTGGGACGTTGGGGATCGTCGGCAAAATCCCCTCTGAGCTGGATGGAGCAAATCTGACGGAGAACGCTGACCGGATAACAAACATTACCTGTTCGCAAGACTATCTTCTTTATATTCTGATGTCGCCGCTGATTCAGAATGTGATTGACTCTTTGCAGACTGTTGGAGCACAGCCGAAACTCGCCCTCTCACGTATTAGAAAATTTAATATTCCCCTCCCGCCCACCAAAACCGAGCAAGAAGCCATTGCCGTGGCCTTGAGCGATGCGGATGCGCTCATTGAATCCCTGGAACAACTCCTGTCCAAAAAGCGCCAGATCAAGCAAGGCGCCATGCAGGAACTGCTCACCGGCGAGAGGCACTTGCCGGGATTCAGTGGGGAGTGGGTGGTGAAGCGGTTGGGTGATGTGGTAGAGATTAACAAAGGAGAGCTAATCACGGAGAAGAACGCAGTTCCGGGCCCGATCCCCGTGATTGCTGGGGGGAAGAGACCTGCTTATTCCCACAACCGCGCAAACCGTAAGGGCAAGACCATTACGGTCAGCGGCTCCGGAGCCAGCGCCGGCTATGTCGCCTACTATGACATTCCCATCTTTGCCTCTGACTGCTCAACCATCGGAGAAGGCACGAGTTACGCGGTCGAGTTCATCTATTTTGTTCTTCTGCTGAATCAGTGCGCTATTTACAAGACACAGACAGGCGGAGCGCAGCCACACATTCATCCAAACGATTTGCGACCACTGACCATTTCGGTTCCCGCGACTAAAGAAGAACAAACCGCCATCGCCGCCGTGCTCTCCGACATGGACGCCGAGATTGCTGCACTCGAAGAAAAGCTCGCCAAGGCCCGCGCCATCAAGCAGGGCATGATGCAGGAACTGCTTACCGGCAGGATTCGGTTGGTATGACGCCACTGCGTATCTTCATCAGCAGCGTGCAGAAGGAGTTCGCCGAGGAGCGGACGGCTTTGCGCGACTATCTGCGTGGCGATGCGCTGATGCGCCGTTTCTTCGAGCCAGTGCTGTTCGAGGAACTGCCCGCCGCGGACCGCCGGGCGGATGCGGTCTACCTGGAGGAAGTGGAGCACTGCGACCTCTACGTGGGCCTGTTCGGCCATGAGTACGGCGCGCAGGATGCACAGGGCATTGCGCCAACCGAGCGGGAATTCGCGCTGGCTACAAGGCTGCACAAGCCGCGCCTGATCTTCGTCAAGGGCGCCGACGACCAGGCCCGCCACCCGAAAATGCAGGCGCTTGTGCAGCGTGCCGGCAATGAGCTGGTGCGTCGCCGCTTTGCCACTAGCGCCGAGCTGATTGCCGGGGTCTATGCCGCCTTGGTGCAGGTTCTGGAAGCGCGGCAACTGATCCGCAACGGGCCCTTCGACGCAGCACCCTGTACGAAGGCCACGCTCGCTGATCTGGACGAGGAGAAAATGCGGCGCTTTCTCCGCGAGGCCCGTCGCGCCCGAGGCTTTCCGCTGGCAGAGGAAGCCTCTCCCGAGGAGCTGCTGACCCATCTGAATTTGCTGGACAACGGGCGGCTGGTGCATGCCGCCGTGCTGCTGTTTGGCCGCCAGCCGCAGCGCTTTCTGATTTCGTCCGAGCTCAAATGCGCACATTTCCATGGTACCGAGGTAGCGAAGCCGATCCCTTCCTACCAGGTCTACAAGGGTACGGTGTTCGATCTGGTGGATCAGGCGGTGGATTTCGTGATGTCGAAGATCAACCTGCGGGTTGGTACACGGGCTGAGGGGCCGCAGGTGCCGGTGGCCTATGAAATCCCGCGCGAGGTCGTGACCGAGGCCATCGTCAATGCCGTGGCGCACCGGGATTACACCAGTAACGGCAGCGTGCAGGTGATGCTGTTTGCCGACCGGCTGGAAGTCTGGAATCCGGGCGGCTTGCCGCCTTCGCTGACCTTGGAGAAGCTGCGTCAACCGCACGGTTCGGTGCCG from Thermithiobacillus plumbiphilus carries:
- a CDS encoding restriction endonuclease subunit S; translated protein: MEVRELSADYVITTAPQVPKGYKQTEAGVIPADWEVKSLDSTAFVTSGKRLPLGRALTDHETPHPYIRVTDMRPGTVALSDIKFVPVDAFPAIKQYRIFKNDIFISVAGTLGIVGKIPSELDGANLTENADRITNITCSQDYLLYILMSPLIQNVIDSLQTVGAQPKLALSRIRKFNIPLPPTKTEQEAIAVALSDADALIESLEQLLSKKRQIKQGAMQELLTGERHLPGFSGEWVVKRLGDVVEINKGELITEKNAVPGPIPVIAGGKRPAYSHNRANRKGKTITVSGSGASAGYVAYYDIPIFASDCSTIGEGTSYAVEFIYFVLLLNQCAIYKTQTGGAQPHIHPNDLRPLTISVPATKEEQTAIAAVLSDMDAEIAALEEKLAKARAIKQGMMQELLTGRIRLV
- a CDS encoding Fic family protein; translated protein: MTPLRIFISSVQKEFAEERTALRDYLRGDALMRRFFEPVLFEELPAADRRADAVYLEEVEHCDLYVGLFGHEYGAQDAQGIAPTEREFALATRLHKPRLIFVKGADDQARHPKMQALVQRAGNELVRRRFATSAELIAGVYAALVQVLEARQLIRNGPFDAAPCTKATLADLDEEKMRRFLREARRARGFPLAEEASPEELLTHLNLLDNGRLVHAAVLLFGRQPQRFLISSELKCAHFHGTEVAKPIPSYQVYKGTVFDLVDQAVDFVMSKINLRVGTRAEGPQVPVAYEIPREVVTEAIVNAVAHRDYTSNGSVQVMLFADRLEVWNPGGLPPSLTLEKLRQPHGSVPFNPLLAEPLYLARYIERMGTGTGDMIRLCREAGLPEPEFRVNDGFVTIIRRQVGEVTGEVTGEVTGEVTGEVTGEVERVVLVLQGEMRRADIQEALGLKHEDYFREAYLVPALQAGCVAMTIPDKPRSSRQKYRLTAKGEALRKRLLKEKQE